The sequence AATTGTGTACTCCTGCCGGGATTCATCATATTTCACGGAATATTCAGACGGGTAATAACCTTTTTTTTGATATGAGGCAGGGAGTTTAATTGTTTGCGTATCGTTTGGTTTCGTCTCCAGGAACGCTTTGGTTACCATCGGTTCAAAAAACGCTATTTTGCCGTTATAAGACCCGTATATAAAAGTCCGCGTGAAGGGTTGCTTATTGAATTCCGGCGCGGAAGGGTCGATCCAGTGGACACCCATTCGCGGGACTTCCGTCCCTTCCGGCAGGACATAGCCTGCCGGCAAATACTGCGCTGCTGGTTTTTTTAAACATTTTACAATATCATCGCCTTTGGCGGTAATCCTGTTTCTCTCCTTTTGAGTTAATAAATAGAAATGAATATCAAAATGAGGCACATCATAAACACCCGGGGGGATGTGGCCGTAAGGGTTCCAATCCAGTGAAATATGAGTAAATGGAAGAGCTTTAACTTCCTCCGGAAAAAGCAACGGGTATTCAACGCTGTCAATGTCTTTAGAAGACGGGATTTCGGGTAAACCCGAAAGAGCGGTCTGTGTTATGGTGACCCCTATCGCGGACGGTTTTCCCTGTTTATCAATTTCCACCCACGCCCATCCCGCGCCATTTCCTATCTGTCTGGCCTTCCCGAAAAAAACACCGCTCTTTGCCAGCGTTATCCGTGACAAAAAAACACAGAGAATAATTACATTTAATTTAATGAAAAAACGCATAATTTGCCCCCTTGTTCATAATTCATGTTAAGATAATACAATATTATTTTATTTGCGGAAAGGTGTAAATGGCTGTAATCTACTTTTTTATGACTTATTTCTCCCTTGGAGTTATAATCATTCTATGTTTAAATTTTCAATTATTATTCCTGTATTTAAAGAGGCCGGGATAATCAACAATTCAATAAAAGACATTCTTGATAAATTCCGAACGGAAAAATTTGAAATTATCGT is a genomic window of bacterium containing:
- a CDS encoding DUF5602 domain-containing protein; protein product: MRFFIKLNVIILCVFLSRITLAKSGVFFGKARQIGNGAGWAWVEIDKQGKPSAIGVTITQTALSGLPEIPSSKDIDSVEYPLLFPEEVKALPFTHISLDWNPYGHIPPGVYDVPHFDIHFYLLTQKERNRITAKGDDIVKCLKKPAAQYLPAGYVLPEGTEVPRMGVHWIDPSAPEFNKQPFTRTFIYGSYNGKIAFFEPMVTKAFLETKPNDTQTIKLPASYQKKGYYPSEYSVKYDESRQEYTISLDKLSFKQKGK